In one window of Xiphophorus hellerii strain 12219 chromosome 23, Xiphophorus_hellerii-4.1, whole genome shotgun sequence DNA:
- the LOC116714927 gene encoding shootin-1 isoform X3, whose amino-acid sequence MKRFFRAQRDEDYSQIQYLTAKCTRLAHDKAVLEREFLVSREKERKLQNELEAVTSRLLQQEQLNLELRINQDRLICRIRQQQILVDVLQQRMVLQAEESRRDVELLQQVNLELVCLQSSEVQLEGLVEELHAEAQRRAALSDRLHAELRSKLVQLKELQKTNDGLTEELKDLRKTHLEEVKELQQENKGSLSKLQETAEQFEWLCQQQKYWMRCVKRFKDCLMEERQTLLHQVSTLEKKVGEQKKSSHDVSSTQSLLRPLEEAERHGSVTSLDADTVTDLGSQVENSNMLYEELIAQAGSPISRYQEPP is encoded by the exons ATGAAGAGGTTTTTCAGAGCCCAGAGGGACGAGGACTACAGTCAGATCCAGTACCTGACCGCCAAATGCACCCGCCTGGCTCATGACAAGG CAGTGCTGGAAAGAGAATTTCTGGTGTCcagagagaaggagaggaagCTGCAGAATGAACTGGAAGCTGTGACCTCTCGTCtcctgcagcaggagcagctgaaCCTTGAGCTCAGGATAAACCAGGACCGGCTCATCTGCAGGATCCGTCAGCAGCAG ATCTTGGTGGACGTCCTGCAGCAACGGATGGTCCTGCAGGCAGAGGAGAGTCGTCGGGAcgtggagctgctgcagcaggtcaACTTAGAGTTGGTGTGTCTGCAAAGCTCCGAGGTGCAGCTGGAGGGCCTGGTGGAGGAGCTGCATGCTGAGGCCCAGCGTCGAGCAGCGCTGTCAGACAGACTGCATGCAGAGCTGCGCAG TAAGCTGGTGcagctgaaggagctgcagaaaacCAACGACGGTCTGACAGAAGAGCTGAAGGACCTCCGCAAAACTCATCTGGAGGAG gtGAAGGAACTGCAGCAGGAGAATAAAGGGAGCCTGAGTAAGTTGCAGGAGACGGCAGAGCAGTTCGAGTGGCTCTGTCAGCAACAGAAGTACTGGATGCGTTGTGTCAAAAG ATTCAAAGACTGTCTGATGGAGGAGAGACAAACTCTGCTGCATCAGGTCAGCACTTTGGAGAAGAAGGTTGGGGAACAGAAGAAGAGCTCACATGACGTCAGTTCAACACAGAGTCTTCTGCGCCCTCTAGAGGAAGCAGAGAGGCATGGCAG TGTAACATCATTGGATGCAGACACGGTGACAGATCTGGGTTCGCAGGTGGAAAACTCAAACATGTTGTATGAGGAGCTCATTGCACAG GCGGGGAGTCCTATCAGCAGATACCAGGAACCTCCTTGA
- the LOC116714927 gene encoding shootin-1 isoform X2, which yields MKRFFRAQRDEDYSQIQYLTAKCTRLAHDKVLEREFLVSREKERKLQNELEAVTSRLLQQEQLNLELRINQDRLICRIRQQQCLLQILVDVLQQRMVLQAEESRRDVELLQQVNLELVCLQSSEVQLEGLVEELHAEAQRRAALSDRLHAELRSKLVQLKELQKTNDGLTEELKDLRKTHLEEVKELQQENKGSLSKLQETAEQFEWLCQQQKYWMRCVKRFKDCLMEERQTLLHQVSTLEKKVGEQKKSSHDVSSTQSLLRPLEEAERHGSVTSLDADTVTDLGSQVENSNMLYEELIAQAGSPISRYQEPP from the exons ATGAAGAGGTTTTTCAGAGCCCAGAGGGACGAGGACTACAGTCAGATCCAGTACCTGACCGCCAAATGCACCCGCCTGGCTCATGACAAGG TGCTGGAAAGAGAATTTCTGGTGTCcagagagaaggagaggaagCTGCAGAATGAACTGGAAGCTGTGACCTCTCGTCtcctgcagcaggagcagctgaaCCTTGAGCTCAGGATAAACCAGGACCGGCTCATCTGCAGGATCCGTCAGCAGCAG TGTCTCCTGCAGATCTTGGTGGACGTCCTGCAGCAACGGATGGTCCTGCAGGCAGAGGAGAGTCGTCGGGAcgtggagctgctgcagcaggtcaACTTAGAGTTGGTGTGTCTGCAAAGCTCCGAGGTGCAGCTGGAGGGCCTGGTGGAGGAGCTGCATGCTGAGGCCCAGCGTCGAGCAGCGCTGTCAGACAGACTGCATGCAGAGCTGCGCAG TAAGCTGGTGcagctgaaggagctgcagaaaacCAACGACGGTCTGACAGAAGAGCTGAAGGACCTCCGCAAAACTCATCTGGAGGAG gtGAAGGAACTGCAGCAGGAGAATAAAGGGAGCCTGAGTAAGTTGCAGGAGACGGCAGAGCAGTTCGAGTGGCTCTGTCAGCAACAGAAGTACTGGATGCGTTGTGTCAAAAG ATTCAAAGACTGTCTGATGGAGGAGAGACAAACTCTGCTGCATCAGGTCAGCACTTTGGAGAAGAAGGTTGGGGAACAGAAGAAGAGCTCACATGACGTCAGTTCAACACAGAGTCTTCTGCGCCCTCTAGAGGAAGCAGAGAGGCATGGCAG TGTAACATCATTGGATGCAGACACGGTGACAGATCTGGGTTCGCAGGTGGAAAACTCAAACATGTTGTATGAGGAGCTCATTGCACAG GCGGGGAGTCCTATCAGCAGATACCAGGAACCTCCTTGA
- the LOC116714927 gene encoding shootin-1 isoform X1: MKRFFRAQRDEDYSQIQYLTAKCTRLAHDKAVLEREFLVSREKERKLQNELEAVTSRLLQQEQLNLELRINQDRLICRIRQQQCLLQILVDVLQQRMVLQAEESRRDVELLQQVNLELVCLQSSEVQLEGLVEELHAEAQRRAALSDRLHAELRSKLVQLKELQKTNDGLTEELKDLRKTHLEEVKELQQENKGSLSKLQETAEQFEWLCQQQKYWMRCVKRFKDCLMEERQTLLHQVSTLEKKVGEQKKSSHDVSSTQSLLRPLEEAERHGSVTSLDADTVTDLGSQVENSNMLYEELIAQAGSPISRYQEPP, from the exons ATGAAGAGGTTTTTCAGAGCCCAGAGGGACGAGGACTACAGTCAGATCCAGTACCTGACCGCCAAATGCACCCGCCTGGCTCATGACAAGG CAGTGCTGGAAAGAGAATTTCTGGTGTCcagagagaaggagaggaagCTGCAGAATGAACTGGAAGCTGTGACCTCTCGTCtcctgcagcaggagcagctgaaCCTTGAGCTCAGGATAAACCAGGACCGGCTCATCTGCAGGATCCGTCAGCAGCAG TGTCTCCTGCAGATCTTGGTGGACGTCCTGCAGCAACGGATGGTCCTGCAGGCAGAGGAGAGTCGTCGGGAcgtggagctgctgcagcaggtcaACTTAGAGTTGGTGTGTCTGCAAAGCTCCGAGGTGCAGCTGGAGGGCCTGGTGGAGGAGCTGCATGCTGAGGCCCAGCGTCGAGCAGCGCTGTCAGACAGACTGCATGCAGAGCTGCGCAG TAAGCTGGTGcagctgaaggagctgcagaaaacCAACGACGGTCTGACAGAAGAGCTGAAGGACCTCCGCAAAACTCATCTGGAGGAG gtGAAGGAACTGCAGCAGGAGAATAAAGGGAGCCTGAGTAAGTTGCAGGAGACGGCAGAGCAGTTCGAGTGGCTCTGTCAGCAACAGAAGTACTGGATGCGTTGTGTCAAAAG ATTCAAAGACTGTCTGATGGAGGAGAGACAAACTCTGCTGCATCAGGTCAGCACTTTGGAGAAGAAGGTTGGGGAACAGAAGAAGAGCTCACATGACGTCAGTTCAACACAGAGTCTTCTGCGCCCTCTAGAGGAAGCAGAGAGGCATGGCAG TGTAACATCATTGGATGCAGACACGGTGACAGATCTGGGTTCGCAGGTGGAAAACTCAAACATGTTGTATGAGGAGCTCATTGCACAG GCGGGGAGTCCTATCAGCAGATACCAGGAACCTCCTTGA